From Bos javanicus breed banteng chromosome 5, ARS-OSU_banteng_1.0, whole genome shotgun sequence, the proteins below share one genomic window:
- the XRCC6 gene encoding X-ray repair cross-complementing protein 6 isoform X1, whose amino-acid sequence MSSNNMSGWESYYKNEGDEEEEQEEGLEAGGDYSYSGRDSLIFLVDASRAMFESQDEDELTPFDMSIQCIRSVYTNKIISSNRDLLAVVFYGTKKDKNSVNFKNIYVLQELDNPGVKRVQELDKFKGQEGKKYFQDQIGHGSDYSLSEVLWVCANLFSDVQFKMSHKRIMLFTNEDDPHGDDSAKASRARTKAGDLRDTGIFLDLMHLKKRGGFDISLFYRDVIIAENEDVGIHFEESSKLEDLLRKVRAKETRKRVLSRLKLKLNKDVVLTVGIYNMVQKAYRPPPVRLYRETNEPVKTKTRTFNVNTGSLLLPSDTKRSQTYSHRQIVLEKEETEELKRFDEPGFILIGFKPLMMLKKHHYLRHSLFVYPEESLINGSSTLFSALLTKCLEKEVMAVCRYTPRRNSPPCFVALVPQEEELDDQKIQVAPPGFQLVFLPYADDKRKVPFTEKVMANPEQVDKMKAIVQKLRFKYRSDSFENPVLQQHFRNMEALALDLMEPEQAVDLTLPKTEVMDKRLGSLVDEFKELVYPPDYNPEGKVTKRKKDDESSGSKRPKVELSEEELKAHVSKGTLGKLTVPALKEACRMYGLKGGLKKQELLDVLTEHFQKA is encoded by the exons A TGAGCAGTAACAACATGTCAGGGTGGGAGTCTTACTACAAAAATGAGGGTGATGAGGAAGAAGAACAAGAAGAGGGCCTTGAAGCAGGTG GAGATTATTCATATTCAGGAAGAGATAGTTTGATTTTCTTGGTTGATGCTTCCAGGGCCATGTTTGAATCTCAGGATGAAGATGAATTGACTCCTTTTGACATGAGCATCCAG tgtatccGGAGCGTATACACCAATAAGATCATAAGCAGTAATCGAGATCTCTTGGCAGTGGTGTTCTATGGTACCAAGAAGGACAAAAATTCagtgaatttcaaaaatatttacgtCTTACAGGAATTGGATAATCCAG GTGTTAAACGAGTGCAGGAGCTTGACAAGTTtaaggggcaggaggggaagaaaTATTTCCAAGACCAAATTGGCCATGGATCTGATTACTCCTTAAGTGAAGTGCTGTGGGTCTGTGCCAACCTCTTCAGCGACGTCCAGTTCAAGATGAGCCATAAGAGGATCATGCTTTTCACCAATGAAGATGACCCCCACGGCGATGACAGTGCCAAAGCCAGCCGGGCCAGGACCAAAGCTGGGGATCTCCGGGACACAG GTATCTTCCTTGACTTGATGCACCTAAAGAAACGTGGAGGCTTCGACATATCCTTGTTCTACAGAGATGTTATCATAGCAGAGAATGAGGACGTAGGGATTCACTTTGAGGAGTCTAGCAAGCTCGAAGACCTGTTGAGGAAGGTTCGCGCCAAGGAGACCAGGAAGCGTGTGCTCTCCAG GTTGAAGCTTAAACTCAACAAAGATGTCGTGCTCACTGTTGGCATTTATAATATGGTCCAGAAGGCTTACAGACCTCCCCCAGTGAGGCTTTATCGTGAAACCAATGAACCAGTGAAAACTAAGACCCGGACATTTAATGTAAATACAGGCAGTTTGCTTTTGCCTAGTGACACCAAGAGGTCCCAG ACCTATAGTCATCGCCAGATTGTATTAGAGAAAGAGGAAACGGAAGAGCTTAAGCGGTTTGATGAACCAGGTTTCATTCTCATCGGTTTCAAGCCCTTGATGATGCTGAAGAAGCACCATTACCTGAGGCACTCCCTGTTTGTGTACCCTGAGGAGTCCCTGATAAATG GGAGCTCAACCCTGTTCAGTGCTCTGCTCACCAAGTGCCTGGAGAAGGAGGTTATGGCAGTGTGCAGATACACACCGCGCCGAAACAGCCCGCCTTGTTTTGTGGCCTTGGTGCCACAGGAAGAGGAGCTGGATGACCAGAAAATTCAGGTGGCTCCCCCAG GCTTCCAGCTCGTCTTCTTGCCCTATGCTGATGACAAACGGAAGGTGCCCTTCACTGAAAAAGTCATGGCCAACCCAGAGCAGGTAGACAAGATGAAGGCTATTGTTCAGAAGCTCCGCTTCAAGTACAG AAGTGACAGCTTTGAGAACCCAGTCTTGCAGCAGCACTTCAGGAACATGGAAGCCTTGGCGCTGGATTTGATGGAGCCTGAGCAAGCAGTGGACCTGACAT tgcCCAAGACTGAAGTAATGGATAAAAGACTGGGCTCCCTCGTGGATGAGTTTAAGGAACTTGTCTACCCACCAGATTATAATCCTGAGGGAAAAGTAACCAAGCGAAAAAAAG ATGATGAAAGTTCTGGAAGCAAAAGGCCCAAGGTGGAGTTGTCCGAAGAGGAGCTGAAGGCCCACGTCAGCAAGGGCACACTGGGCAAACTCACcgtgcctgccctgaaggaagCCTGCAGGATGTACGGGCTGAAGGGCGGGCTGAAGAAGCAGGAGCTGCTCGATGTCCTCACCGAGCACTTCCAGAAGGCCTGA
- the XRCC6 gene encoding X-ray repair cross-complementing protein 6 isoform X4, translating into MFESQDEDELTPFDMSIQCIRSVYTNKIISSNRDLLAVVFYGTKKDKNSVNFKNIYVLQELDNPGVKRVQELDKFKGQEGKKYFQDQIGHGSDYSLSEVLWVCANLFSDVQFKMSHKRIMLFTNEDDPHGDDSAKASRARTKAGDLRDTGIFLDLMHLKKRGGFDISLFYRDVIIAENEDVGIHFEESSKLEDLLRKVRAKETRKRVLSRLKLKLNKDVVLTVGIYNMVQKAYRPPPVRLYRETNEPVKTKTRTFNVNTGSLLLPSDTKRSQTYSHRQIVLEKEETEELKRFDEPGFILIGFKPLMMLKKHHYLRHSLFVYPEESLINGSSTLFSALLTKCLEKEVMAVCRYTPRRNSPPCFVALVPQEEELDDQKIQVAPPGFQLVFLPYADDKRKVPFTEKVMANPEQVDKMKAIVQKLRFKYRSDSFENPVLQQHFRNMEALALDLMEPEQAVDLTLPKTEVMDKRLGSLVDEFKELVYPPDYNPEGKVTKRKKDDESSGSKRPKVELSEEELKAHVSKGTLGKLTVPALKEACRMYGLKGGLKKQELLDVLTEHFQKA; encoded by the exons ATGTTTGAATCTCAGGATGAAGATGAATTGACTCCTTTTGACATGAGCATCCAG tgtatccGGAGCGTATACACCAATAAGATCATAAGCAGTAATCGAGATCTCTTGGCAGTGGTGTTCTATGGTACCAAGAAGGACAAAAATTCagtgaatttcaaaaatatttacgtCTTACAGGAATTGGATAATCCAG GTGTTAAACGAGTGCAGGAGCTTGACAAGTTtaaggggcaggaggggaagaaaTATTTCCAAGACCAAATTGGCCATGGATCTGATTACTCCTTAAGTGAAGTGCTGTGGGTCTGTGCCAACCTCTTCAGCGACGTCCAGTTCAAGATGAGCCATAAGAGGATCATGCTTTTCACCAATGAAGATGACCCCCACGGCGATGACAGTGCCAAAGCCAGCCGGGCCAGGACCAAAGCTGGGGATCTCCGGGACACAG GTATCTTCCTTGACTTGATGCACCTAAAGAAACGTGGAGGCTTCGACATATCCTTGTTCTACAGAGATGTTATCATAGCAGAGAATGAGGACGTAGGGATTCACTTTGAGGAGTCTAGCAAGCTCGAAGACCTGTTGAGGAAGGTTCGCGCCAAGGAGACCAGGAAGCGTGTGCTCTCCAG GTTGAAGCTTAAACTCAACAAAGATGTCGTGCTCACTGTTGGCATTTATAATATGGTCCAGAAGGCTTACAGACCTCCCCCAGTGAGGCTTTATCGTGAAACCAATGAACCAGTGAAAACTAAGACCCGGACATTTAATGTAAATACAGGCAGTTTGCTTTTGCCTAGTGACACCAAGAGGTCCCAG ACCTATAGTCATCGCCAGATTGTATTAGAGAAAGAGGAAACGGAAGAGCTTAAGCGGTTTGATGAACCAGGTTTCATTCTCATCGGTTTCAAGCCCTTGATGATGCTGAAGAAGCACCATTACCTGAGGCACTCCCTGTTTGTGTACCCTGAGGAGTCCCTGATAAATG GGAGCTCAACCCTGTTCAGTGCTCTGCTCACCAAGTGCCTGGAGAAGGAGGTTATGGCAGTGTGCAGATACACACCGCGCCGAAACAGCCCGCCTTGTTTTGTGGCCTTGGTGCCACAGGAAGAGGAGCTGGATGACCAGAAAATTCAGGTGGCTCCCCCAG GCTTCCAGCTCGTCTTCTTGCCCTATGCTGATGACAAACGGAAGGTGCCCTTCACTGAAAAAGTCATGGCCAACCCAGAGCAGGTAGACAAGATGAAGGCTATTGTTCAGAAGCTCCGCTTCAAGTACAG AAGTGACAGCTTTGAGAACCCAGTCTTGCAGCAGCACTTCAGGAACATGGAAGCCTTGGCGCTGGATTTGATGGAGCCTGAGCAAGCAGTGGACCTGACAT tgcCCAAGACTGAAGTAATGGATAAAAGACTGGGCTCCCTCGTGGATGAGTTTAAGGAACTTGTCTACCCACCAGATTATAATCCTGAGGGAAAAGTAACCAAGCGAAAAAAAG ATGATGAAAGTTCTGGAAGCAAAAGGCCCAAGGTGGAGTTGTCCGAAGAGGAGCTGAAGGCCCACGTCAGCAAGGGCACACTGGGCAAACTCACcgtgcctgccctgaaggaagCCTGCAGGATGTACGGGCTGAAGGGCGGGCTGAAGAAGCAGGAGCTGCTCGATGTCCTCACCGAGCACTTCCAGAAGGCCTGA
- the XRCC6 gene encoding X-ray repair cross-complementing protein 6 isoform X2, whose product MSGWESYYKNEGDEEEEQEEGLEAGGDYSYSGRDSLIFLVDASRAMFESQDEDELTPFDMSIQCIRSVYTNKIISSNRDLLAVVFYGTKKDKNSVNFKNIYVLQELDNPGVKRVQELDKFKGQEGKKYFQDQIGHGSDYSLSEVLWVCANLFSDVQFKMSHKRIMLFTNEDDPHGDDSAKASRARTKAGDLRDTGIFLDLMHLKKRGGFDISLFYRDVIIAENEDVGIHFEESSKLEDLLRKVRAKETRKRVLSRLKLKLNKDVVLTVGIYNMVQKAYRPPPVRLYRETNEPVKTKTRTFNVNTGSLLLPSDTKRSQTYSHRQIVLEKEETEELKRFDEPGFILIGFKPLMMLKKHHYLRHSLFVYPEESLINGSSTLFSALLTKCLEKEVMAVCRYTPRRNSPPCFVALVPQEEELDDQKIQVAPPGFQLVFLPYADDKRKVPFTEKVMANPEQVDKMKAIVQKLRFKYRSDSFENPVLQQHFRNMEALALDLMEPEQAVDLTLPKTEVMDKRLGSLVDEFKELVYPPDYNPEGKVTKRKKDDESSGSKRPKVELSEEELKAHVSKGTLGKLTVPALKEACRMYGLKGGLKKQELLDVLTEHFQKA is encoded by the exons ATGTCAGGGTGGGAGTCTTACTACAAAAATGAGGGTGATGAGGAAGAAGAACAAGAAGAGGGCCTTGAAGCAGGTG GAGATTATTCATATTCAGGAAGAGATAGTTTGATTTTCTTGGTTGATGCTTCCAGGGCCATGTTTGAATCTCAGGATGAAGATGAATTGACTCCTTTTGACATGAGCATCCAG tgtatccGGAGCGTATACACCAATAAGATCATAAGCAGTAATCGAGATCTCTTGGCAGTGGTGTTCTATGGTACCAAGAAGGACAAAAATTCagtgaatttcaaaaatatttacgtCTTACAGGAATTGGATAATCCAG GTGTTAAACGAGTGCAGGAGCTTGACAAGTTtaaggggcaggaggggaagaaaTATTTCCAAGACCAAATTGGCCATGGATCTGATTACTCCTTAAGTGAAGTGCTGTGGGTCTGTGCCAACCTCTTCAGCGACGTCCAGTTCAAGATGAGCCATAAGAGGATCATGCTTTTCACCAATGAAGATGACCCCCACGGCGATGACAGTGCCAAAGCCAGCCGGGCCAGGACCAAAGCTGGGGATCTCCGGGACACAG GTATCTTCCTTGACTTGATGCACCTAAAGAAACGTGGAGGCTTCGACATATCCTTGTTCTACAGAGATGTTATCATAGCAGAGAATGAGGACGTAGGGATTCACTTTGAGGAGTCTAGCAAGCTCGAAGACCTGTTGAGGAAGGTTCGCGCCAAGGAGACCAGGAAGCGTGTGCTCTCCAG GTTGAAGCTTAAACTCAACAAAGATGTCGTGCTCACTGTTGGCATTTATAATATGGTCCAGAAGGCTTACAGACCTCCCCCAGTGAGGCTTTATCGTGAAACCAATGAACCAGTGAAAACTAAGACCCGGACATTTAATGTAAATACAGGCAGTTTGCTTTTGCCTAGTGACACCAAGAGGTCCCAG ACCTATAGTCATCGCCAGATTGTATTAGAGAAAGAGGAAACGGAAGAGCTTAAGCGGTTTGATGAACCAGGTTTCATTCTCATCGGTTTCAAGCCCTTGATGATGCTGAAGAAGCACCATTACCTGAGGCACTCCCTGTTTGTGTACCCTGAGGAGTCCCTGATAAATG GGAGCTCAACCCTGTTCAGTGCTCTGCTCACCAAGTGCCTGGAGAAGGAGGTTATGGCAGTGTGCAGATACACACCGCGCCGAAACAGCCCGCCTTGTTTTGTGGCCTTGGTGCCACAGGAAGAGGAGCTGGATGACCAGAAAATTCAGGTGGCTCCCCCAG GCTTCCAGCTCGTCTTCTTGCCCTATGCTGATGACAAACGGAAGGTGCCCTTCACTGAAAAAGTCATGGCCAACCCAGAGCAGGTAGACAAGATGAAGGCTATTGTTCAGAAGCTCCGCTTCAAGTACAG AAGTGACAGCTTTGAGAACCCAGTCTTGCAGCAGCACTTCAGGAACATGGAAGCCTTGGCGCTGGATTTGATGGAGCCTGAGCAAGCAGTGGACCTGACAT tgcCCAAGACTGAAGTAATGGATAAAAGACTGGGCTCCCTCGTGGATGAGTTTAAGGAACTTGTCTACCCACCAGATTATAATCCTGAGGGAAAAGTAACCAAGCGAAAAAAAG ATGATGAAAGTTCTGGAAGCAAAAGGCCCAAGGTGGAGTTGTCCGAAGAGGAGCTGAAGGCCCACGTCAGCAAGGGCACACTGGGCAAACTCACcgtgcctgccctgaaggaagCCTGCAGGATGTACGGGCTGAAGGGCGGGCTGAAGAAGCAGGAGCTGCTCGATGTCCTCACCGAGCACTTCCAGAAGGCCTGA
- the XRCC6 gene encoding X-ray repair cross-complementing protein 6 isoform X3, with the protein MSSNNMSGWESYYKNEGDEEEEQEEGLEAGGDYSYSGRDSLIFLVDASRAMFESQDEDELTPFDMSIQCIRSVYTNKIISSNRDLLAVVFYGTKKDKNSVNFKNIYVLQELDNPGVKRVQELDKFKGQEGKKYFQDQIGHGSDYSLSEVLWVCANLFSDVQFKMSHKRIMLFTNEDDPHGDDSAKASRARTKAGDLRDTGIFLDLMHLKKRGGFDISLFYRDVIIAENEDVGIHFEESSKLEDLLRKVRAKETRKRVLSRLKLKLNKDVVLTVGIYNMVQKAYRPPPVRLYRETNEPVKTKTRTFNVNTGSLLLPSDTKRSQTYSHRQIVLEKEETEELKRFDEPGFILIGFKPLMMLKKHHYLRHSLFVYPEESLINGSSTLFSALLTKCLEKEVMAVCRYTPRRNSPPCFVALVPQEEELDDQKIQVAPPGFQLVFLPYADDKRKVPFTEKVMANPEQVDKMKAIVQKLRFKYRSDSFENPVLQQHFRNMEALALDLMEPEQAVDLTLPKTEVMDKRLGSLVDEFKELVYPPDYNPEGKVTKRKKERKEGMTCSPRMIRSLE; encoded by the exons A TGAGCAGTAACAACATGTCAGGGTGGGAGTCTTACTACAAAAATGAGGGTGATGAGGAAGAAGAACAAGAAGAGGGCCTTGAAGCAGGTG GAGATTATTCATATTCAGGAAGAGATAGTTTGATTTTCTTGGTTGATGCTTCCAGGGCCATGTTTGAATCTCAGGATGAAGATGAATTGACTCCTTTTGACATGAGCATCCAG tgtatccGGAGCGTATACACCAATAAGATCATAAGCAGTAATCGAGATCTCTTGGCAGTGGTGTTCTATGGTACCAAGAAGGACAAAAATTCagtgaatttcaaaaatatttacgtCTTACAGGAATTGGATAATCCAG GTGTTAAACGAGTGCAGGAGCTTGACAAGTTtaaggggcaggaggggaagaaaTATTTCCAAGACCAAATTGGCCATGGATCTGATTACTCCTTAAGTGAAGTGCTGTGGGTCTGTGCCAACCTCTTCAGCGACGTCCAGTTCAAGATGAGCCATAAGAGGATCATGCTTTTCACCAATGAAGATGACCCCCACGGCGATGACAGTGCCAAAGCCAGCCGGGCCAGGACCAAAGCTGGGGATCTCCGGGACACAG GTATCTTCCTTGACTTGATGCACCTAAAGAAACGTGGAGGCTTCGACATATCCTTGTTCTACAGAGATGTTATCATAGCAGAGAATGAGGACGTAGGGATTCACTTTGAGGAGTCTAGCAAGCTCGAAGACCTGTTGAGGAAGGTTCGCGCCAAGGAGACCAGGAAGCGTGTGCTCTCCAG GTTGAAGCTTAAACTCAACAAAGATGTCGTGCTCACTGTTGGCATTTATAATATGGTCCAGAAGGCTTACAGACCTCCCCCAGTGAGGCTTTATCGTGAAACCAATGAACCAGTGAAAACTAAGACCCGGACATTTAATGTAAATACAGGCAGTTTGCTTTTGCCTAGTGACACCAAGAGGTCCCAG ACCTATAGTCATCGCCAGATTGTATTAGAGAAAGAGGAAACGGAAGAGCTTAAGCGGTTTGATGAACCAGGTTTCATTCTCATCGGTTTCAAGCCCTTGATGATGCTGAAGAAGCACCATTACCTGAGGCACTCCCTGTTTGTGTACCCTGAGGAGTCCCTGATAAATG GGAGCTCAACCCTGTTCAGTGCTCTGCTCACCAAGTGCCTGGAGAAGGAGGTTATGGCAGTGTGCAGATACACACCGCGCCGAAACAGCCCGCCTTGTTTTGTGGCCTTGGTGCCACAGGAAGAGGAGCTGGATGACCAGAAAATTCAGGTGGCTCCCCCAG GCTTCCAGCTCGTCTTCTTGCCCTATGCTGATGACAAACGGAAGGTGCCCTTCACTGAAAAAGTCATGGCCAACCCAGAGCAGGTAGACAAGATGAAGGCTATTGTTCAGAAGCTCCGCTTCAAGTACAG AAGTGACAGCTTTGAGAACCCAGTCTTGCAGCAGCACTTCAGGAACATGGAAGCCTTGGCGCTGGATTTGATGGAGCCTGAGCAAGCAGTGGACCTGACAT tgcCCAAGACTGAAGTAATGGATAAAAGACTGGGCTCCCTCGTGGATGAGTTTAAGGAACTTGTCTACCCACCAGATTATAATCCTGAGGGAAAAGTAACCAAGCGAAAAAAAG aaaggaaggaaggaatgacttGCTCACCCAGAATGATCAGGAGTTTGGAGTGA
- the SNU13 gene encoding NHP2-like protein 1: MTEADVNPKAYPLADAHLTKKLLDLVQQSCNYKQLRKGANEATKTLNRGISEFIVMAADAEPLEIILHLPLLCEDKNVPYVFVRSKQALGRACGVSRPVIACSVTIKEGSQLKQQIQSIQQSIERLLV, from the exons ACTGAGGCTGACGTCAATCCGAAGGCCTACCCTCTTGCAGATGCTCACCTCACCAAGAAACTATTGGATCTCGTTCAGCAGTCATGTAACTACAAGCAGCTTCGAAAAGGAGCCAATGAGG CCACCAAAACCCTCAACAGAGGCATCTCTGAGTTCATTGTGATGGCCGCAGATGCGGAGCCCTTGGAGATCATCCTGCACCTCCCGCTGCTGTGTGAGGACAAGAACGTGCCCTATGTGTTCGTGCGCTCCAAGCAGGCTCTGGGGCGAGCCTGCGGGGTCTCCAGGCCTGTCATCGCCTGCTCCGTCACCATCAAAGAGGGCTCACAACTGAAGCAGCAGATCCAGTCCATCCAGCAGTCCATTGAAAGGCTCTTAGTCTAA